The following proteins come from a genomic window of Nycticebus coucang isolate mNycCou1 chromosome 11, mNycCou1.pri, whole genome shotgun sequence:
- the LOC128560320 gene encoding olfactory receptor 6B1, whose translation MEVENQTRVTKFILVGFPGNLNMRVAVFLMFLMAYFLTVAENVIIILLVQQNRPLHKPMYFFLANLSFLETWYISVTVPKLLFSFWSVSNSISFTHCMIQLYFFIALMCTECVLLAAMAYDRYVAICRPLHYPTIMSHGLCFRLAMGSWATGFGISLAKIYFISRLSFCGPNVINHFFCDISPVLNLSCTDMSMAELVDFILALVIFLFPLSITVLSYGCILATVVRMPTGKQKAFSTCASHLVVVTIFYSATIFMYARPRAIHAFNKNKVISIFYAIVTPALNPFIYCLRNREVKEALNKLAYCQAIRSN comes from the coding sequence ATGGAAGTGGAGAACCAGACACGGGTCACCAAGTTCATTCTGGTGGGATTCCCTGGGAACTTGAATATGCGCGTGGCTGTGTTCTTGATGTTCCTCATGGCTTACTTTCTGACAGTAGCTGAGAATGTGATCATCATCCTCTTGGTGCAGCAGAATCGGCCATTGCACAAGCCGATGTACTTCTTCCTGGCCAACCTGTCCTTCTTGGAGACCTGGTACATCTCTGTGACTGTGCCCAAGTTGCTGTTTAGCTTTTGGTCTGTGAGCAACAGCATCTCTTTCACTCACTGTATGATACAGCTTTACTTCTTCATTGCACTCATGTGCACAGAATGTGTGCTTCTGGCTGCCATGGCCtatgaccgctatgtggccatctgccGCCCACTCCACTACCCTACCATTATGAGCCATGGGCTCTGCTTTCGCCTGGCGATGGGGTCCTGGGCCACTGGCTTTGGCATCTCCTTGGCAAAGATCTACTTCATTTCCCGCCTTAGCTTCTGTGGCCCCAACGTCATCAATCACTTCTTCTGTGACATCTCTCCAGTCCTTAACCTCTCCTGCACAGACATGTCCATGGCTGAGTTGGTGGACTTTATCCTGGCTTTGGTCATCTTCCTCTTCCCACTCTCCATCACTGTTCTGTCCTATGGATGCATTCTGGCCACTGTCGTACGCATGCCCACAGGAAAGCAGAAGGCATTCTCCACCTGTGCCTCCCACCTTGTGGTGGTCACCATTTTCTACTCAGCCACCATTTTCATGTATGCCCGACCCCGAGCCATCCATGCCTTCAACAAGAACAAAGTCATTTCCATCTTCTATGCCATTGTCACCCCTGCTCTCAACCCTTTCATTTATTGCCTAAGAAACCGAGAGGTCAAAGAAGCTCTGAACAAACTTGCTTATTGCCAGGCCATCAGATCTAACTAA